From a region of the Daphnia pulicaria isolate SC F1-1A chromosome 1, SC_F0-13Bv2, whole genome shotgun sequence genome:
- the LOC124320971 gene encoding uncharacterized protein LOC124320971, with protein sequence MTCEVESLAERQAFWKTLFEEEKLTSQLASLATKHVDHGVTYYDMTQYGQIHVKVESGSALGDNFQSDTFIVTVQMLRDTGEKTLSTFIKVLPSNIFIRKSVCKYRVHQREINIYQNFFKLLREIHRPDKKIPLDVPDVYYSHIEDIIPGETDGSGTCILLENLKAEGYRMADKVEGADYQHCKMALTSLAHYHALTLSAVRKWKDLTTGELSQVPSSAKFLVEEKTMHDGDIVQIISGFSVSIVNFLKKIERPDLVEWVTSFTSRISEVILVDTLESSGPLGCILHGDYWINNILFKYDVKETNIPVSLKMLDFQTSRIGHPLSDVLYFFYSSTKPETREKHMLVLLRHYFDTLTVDLELLSVSLDDYTWQDFWSDYKKRSLMLMFMGIMVLSFVLNKKTLTKLDEMDAEERLKEPKVSDEEKVKGESGMSLDVEESMRNMMSSQKLSDNPVLTDRILRLIDEVKTLNGS encoded by the exons atgacctgCGAAGTGGAAAGTCTGGCTGAACGACAAGCGTTTTGGAAGACGCTATTCGAAGAGGAGAAATTGACATCCCAACTTGCCTCGCTCGCGACTAAACATGTGGATCATGGCGTCACTTACTATGACATGACGCAGTACGGCCAAATACACGTCAAAGTTGAATCCGGCTCAGCATTGGGTGACAATTTTCAAAGTGACACGTTCATTGTAACGGTGCAAATGCTACGCGATACCGGGGAAAAAACATTGAGTACCTTCATCAAG GTTTTGCCGTCGAATATCTTTATTCGCAAATCAGTTTGCAAATATCGTGTTCATCAACGAGAAATCAACATTTaccaaaatttctttaaactctTGAGGGAAATACACCgtccagacaaaaaaattccgcTGGATGTTCCGGATGTGTACTACAGCCATATTGAGGATATAATCCCGGGAGAGACGGATGGATCGGGAACTTGTATTCTCCTTGAAAATCTCAAAGCCGAAGGCTATCGTATGGCTGATAAAGTGGAAGGAGCTGATTATCAACACTGTAAAATGGCACTTACTTCACTGGCCCATTACCACGCCTTGACGTTGAGTGCGGTGAGAAAATGGAAGGATCTGACAACTGGCGAATTATCACAAGTTCCATCTTCTGCAAAGTTTCtcgtagaagaaaaaacaatgcaCGACGGGGATATCGTCCAAATCATTTCAGGGTTTTCCGTGTCGATCGTCAATTTcctaaaaaaaatcgaaagacCTGAT CTTGTTGAATGGGTGACTTCCTTTACGTCCCGTATATCAGAGGTCATCCTGGTGGATACATTGGAAAGCAGCGGTCCATTGGGTTGCATTCTTCACGGCGACTACTGGATCAACAACATTTTGTTCAAATACGACGTCAAAGAAACAAATATTCCAGTTTCATTGAAGATGCTTGATTTTCAAACGTCGAGGATCGGCCATCCACTCAGCGACGtcctctatttcttttactcgaGCACCAAACCGGAAACAAGAGAGAAACACATGCTCGTTTTGCTTCGCCACTATTTCGACACATTGACGGTCGATTTGGAACTCTTGAGCGTTTCACTCGACGACTACACCTGGCAAGACTTTTGGTCTGATTACAAGAAGAGATCCTTGATGTTGATGTTTATGGGTATCATGgtcttgtcttttgttttgaacAAGAAAACTCTGACCAAATTGGATGAAATGGATGCCGAGGAGCGGCTAAAAGAACCAAAAG tgTCGGACGAGGAAAAAGTCAAAGGTGAAAGCGGAATGAGCCTCGATGTGGAGGAATCCATGAGGAACATGATGTCGTCACAAAAGTTGAGCGACAATCCCGTTCTAACTGACCGTATCCTCAGACTCATAGACGAAGTCAAAACATTGAACGGTTCTTAA